ATATCTGGAAGACATGGCGTGGATGCCGGCTTTGGGAATTAATTACAGCCTTGGTGTAGACGGGTTGTCTCTTCTACTGATTGTGTTAAGTATTTTTACCAACCTGATTGTCGTGCTGGCTACCTGGACCAGTATTCACAAGCGCGTTGGCCAATACATGGCTGCGTTTTTGATTATGCAGGGCTTTTTGGTTGGCGTTTTTGCCGCGACCGACGCGATTGTCTTTTATATTTTCTGGGAAGCGACCTTAATTCCCATGTACCTGATTATCGGTATCTGGGGTTCGGATAATCGTGTTTATGCTGCCATTAAATTCTTCCTGTACACTTTCTTAGGCTCTGTGTTGATGCTGGCTTCCTTTCTTTACATGGGCTACATTGCCGGGTCCTTTAAAATCGAAACCTTCTATGCTGTAAAATTGAGCATGACTGCCCAGACATTGATTTTTATTGCATTTTTCCTTGGTTTTGCCATTAAAATACCCATGTTCCCTGTGCATACCTGGTTGCCTGATGCCCACACGGAAGCGCCAGCAGGCGGTTCCATCGTTCTTGCCGCTATTCTACTTAAACTCGGTGCCTATGGTTTCATCCGTTTTGCTTTACCCATTGTCCCTGATGCCTGCCGGTATTATGCGGATGTGATGATTGCGCTGTCGTTGATTGCGGTAGTCTATATTGGCCTGGTCGCTGTTATCCAACAGGACATGAAACGCCTTATTGCCTATTCGTCCATTTCGCATATGGGTTTTGTAACCTTGGGTTGCTTTGCGATATTCACCATTGCCGAACGCTCTGGCTTACAAAATGCCGGTCTTGTTCTGGAAGGTGCTATTATTGTCATGATTTCCCATGCTTTTGTGTCGAGCGGAATGTTTGCTGGCGTGGGTTATATTTATGATCGCATGCACACTCGGCAGGTCAGGGATTTTGGCGGGCTTGTCCATTCCATGCCCATCTTTGCTTCGTTCTTTATGTTGTTTGCCATGGCCAATGCTGGTTTACCGGGCACTTCTGGCTTTGTAGGTGAATTTATGGTCATTTTGGGAAGTATCAAGGCCGGATTCTGGATTGCTTTCTGGGCCGCCACGACATTGATAGTAGGGGCAGCCTACACACTCTGGATGTATAAGCGTGTCATATTTGGACCCGTAAAAAACGACAAAATTGCAGCCCTTCAGGACCTGTCCGGTTTTGAAATCAGTGCCTATGTGTTACTGGTTATCATGGTTGTGGCGATGGGAGTTTATCCCAAGCCCGTGCTTGAATATGTGCATCAAACAGTGAGCCACACATTAGCTCAGGCCGATAAATCGAAACTATAATTTACAAGGTTAAATGAACATGACGTCCTTGCTTGATAATATCCACGTAGCTTTACCGGAAATCATCCTGTTGATCACAGCGGTTTTGGCTCTGCTAAGCGACCTTTTTTTGCGTGATTACTGCAAAAACATTGCATTGACTTTGTCCATTATTGGGTTGGTCCTATGCACGGTTATCAGTGCCTTGTTACTGGGAAGTTACAAATCCATTATCTTTGGTGGTTTGTTTATCAGCGATGACAGTGCGCAGCTCATGAAAATCTTTATTTACCTGTGTGCTGTTTTTTCATTTATTTATTCGCGCCAGTATGTCGATGAGCGCCAGATGCCTGCCGGGGATTATTATGTTCTTGGTCTTTTTTCCACGCTGGGGATGATGGTATTAGTCTCGGCGCATTCGTTGTTGACAATTTATCTTGGTTTGGAGTTGTTATCCCTGCCGCTGTACGCCATGACGGCTATCCGTAGAACCAACAGTGATGCTGCCGAAGCGGCGATGAAATACTTTGTCATGGGAGCCATTGCGTCTGGAATGATGCTGTACGGATTGTCTTTAATTTATGGTGCCACCGGAAAATTGGATCTTCTGGACATCGCCAATGCGATTGCAGCCAATTGGCAGGAAGAGGACTCGCTTCTTTCCTTTGGTCTGGTTTTCATTATGGTCGGCCTGGGCTTTAAACTCGCATCCATGCCTTTTCATATGTGGGCACCGGACGTCTATCAGGGCGCTCCCACCTCCGTCACGCTGTTTTTAAGTGCAGCCCCTAAAATTGCGGCCATTGGCATGACCCTGCGTCTGCTGACTCTGGCCCTGGTTGATATTTCTGCTCAATGGCAGCAATTGTTGTTGATCATGGCGTTGTTGTCGACGGGGTTTGGGAATTTGTTCGCCATTGCCCAAAGCAATATTAAACGGCTGCTTGCCTATTCTGCGATTTCCCATATTGGTTATGCGCTTTTTGGTATTCTCACCGCGACCGAAGCAGGGTATGCGGCGGGTCTTTACTATGTGCTGGTTTATTCCATTATGACAGTGGGTGCCTTTGGCTTGATTGTCTTACTGTCTAACCATGGACTGGAAGTAGAAAACGTTGATGATTTAAAAGGGTTGAATAAACGCAACCCATGGATTGCCTTCCTGATGCTGATTGTTATGTTTTCCATGGCTGGGGTTCCTCCTACTGTCGGCTTTTTTACCAAGTTGTTGGTCCTGAAAGCTTTGGTGGATGTCCATTTAACCTGGGTTGCTGTATTGGGCTTGCTCTTTGCGGTTGTCGGCGCTTATTACTATGTCCGTATTGTCAAGGTCATGTATTTTGATGAAGCGAAAGACAGCGCGCCTGTTCAGTTAAGCACGTCGGCACAAATTTTTTATTCCATTAATTGTTTGTCGCTGCTTTACCTGGGAATTTTCCCTTCTGGATTGATCAGTGCCTGCATCAATGCGTTTGCTTAACTGCAATAACTTGAAAAAATTGCTTGCTATGCAAGGTAAGTGTGCGTATACTTGCCTCAGTTGATGCGGGGTGGAGCAGCCTGGTAGCTCGTCGGGCTCATAACCCGAAGGTCGTAGGTTCAAATCCTGCCCCCGCTACCACTATCTAAAAGACCCCATTTTTGGGGTTTTTTGTTATGTATTACCCGGTAATCAGGCACACCCGTCGGTTTGCAATCTTTATAAAGTGCGGCAACTTTATACACCGTAAACTCCGATTATTGCTTACTGTTTTTCAAGCGACGGGTCATTGTCCTGTGCGAATTTTCTCGCTGCCGGAATAAAATGTGCAGAGTGGAATATGATAAGAACAGATATTCAGGAATTATTGGAACCGTTGGTGAATAGCCTGGGCTATGAACTGTGGGGCTGTGAATATTTGTCACAGGGGCGCCATTCGTTATTGCGTATTTATATCGATAAAGAAGATGGCATCGGGATTGATGACTGTGAACGAGTCAGTAAGCAGATTAGCGCCTTACTTGATGTTGAAGATCCTATTTCCGGCAATTATAGTCTTGAAATATCATCACCCGGTATACCCAGGCCTCTGTTTTATAAAAAACATTACCATCGATACCTGGGACATGATATACAGTTAAAATTATATAAACCCGTAAATGGAAGCCGT
This Legionella sp. MW5194 DNA region includes the following protein-coding sequences:
- a CDS encoding NuoM family protein, with the protein product MHHLLNLLIWLPIIGGVFVFLTGDDNNPNVSRYLTLFTILLTLLICIPLVSGFDVNTYSMQYLEDMAWMPALGINYSLGVDGLSLLLIVLSIFTNLIVVLATWTSIHKRVGQYMAAFLIMQGFLVGVFAATDAIVFYIFWEATLIPMYLIIGIWGSDNRVYAAIKFFLYTFLGSVLMLASFLYMGYIAGSFKIETFYAVKLSMTAQTLIFIAFFLGFAIKIPMFPVHTWLPDAHTEAPAGGSIVLAAILLKLGAYGFIRFALPIVPDACRYYADVMIALSLIAVVYIGLVAVIQQDMKRLIAYSSISHMGFVTLGCFAIFTIAERSGLQNAGLVLEGAIIVMISHAFVSSGMFAGVGYIYDRMHTRQVRDFGGLVHSMPIFASFFMLFAMANAGLPGTSGFVGEFMVILGSIKAGFWIAFWAATTLIVGAAYTLWMYKRVIFGPVKNDKIAALQDLSGFEISAYVLLVIMVVAMGVYPKPVLEYVHQTVSHTLAQADKSKL
- the nuoN gene encoding NADH-quinone oxidoreductase subunit NuoN codes for the protein MTSLLDNIHVALPEIILLITAVLALLSDLFLRDYCKNIALTLSIIGLVLCTVISALLLGSYKSIIFGGLFISDDSAQLMKIFIYLCAVFSFIYSRQYVDERQMPAGDYYVLGLFSTLGMMVLVSAHSLLTIYLGLELLSLPLYAMTAIRRTNSDAAEAAMKYFVMGAIASGMMLYGLSLIYGATGKLDLLDIANAIAANWQEEDSLLSFGLVFIMVGLGFKLASMPFHMWAPDVYQGAPTSVTLFLSAAPKIAAIGMTLRLLTLALVDISAQWQQLLLIMALLSTGFGNLFAIAQSNIKRLLAYSAISHIGYALFGILTATEAGYAAGLYYVLVYSIMTVGAFGLIVLLSNHGLEVENVDDLKGLNKRNPWIAFLMLIVMFSMAGVPPTVGFFTKLLVLKALVDVHLTWVAVLGLLFAVVGAYYYVRIVKVMYFDEAKDSAPVQLSTSAQIFYSINCLSLLYLGIFPSGLISACINAFA
- the rimP gene encoding ribosome maturation factor RimP, translated to MIRTDIQELLEPLVNSLGYELWGCEYLSQGRHSLLRIYIDKEDGIGIDDCERVSKQISALLDVEDPISGNYSLEISSPGIPRPLFYKKHYHRYLGHDIQLKLYKPVNGSRKLSGKIAAVDEDTLKLLVNETPVDVQLSNIVKANLTGE